Genomic segment of Caproiciproducens sp. NJN-50:
CCCACCCGGAGCAGGCCGCCCGGGAAAGGGGGATCGCTGTTTCCTCCCTCGCGAGGGAAACGGGCAATCCTGCAACCGCGAACATCCTGACCATGGGACTGATCGCCGGTTTTACCGGGGCCGTTTCTTCCGAGGGGGCCAAACAATCCCTGAAGGAATTTTTCGGACGGAAGGGAGAGAAGGTTCTCCTTCTTAACTATAAAGCGTTTGACACCGGGTATGCGCTGGGGCGGAACCTGAAATAGCATTTTCTGCGGGGCTGCCCGCCGGCAGAAATCCGGAACCTTGAAACAGGAAAGGAAGACACCGATGCTGAATCGCATCTCAAAGGTCATGTCCGCGGAAGAGGCCGTGGCGTCGTTCCTCCGGGACGGCGATTGCCTTGCGGTCGGCGGATTCGTCACAAACCGCCGACCGTACGCGCTGGTCCGGGAGGTGATACGCCAGAAAAAGCGGAATCTTTACGTGGAGGGAGGGCCGTCCGGCGGCGACATCGACATGCTGATCGGGGCGGGCTGCGTGGAGATCATCATGGTCTCCTACATCGCCAATTCCGGCTATACCCAGGTCTGCCGCCGCTTCCGCGATGCCGTGGAACACGGGAAAATCCTTTTTGAAGATTATTCCATGGACGTTCAAACCATTATCTATCACGGCGCGGCGCTGGGGCTGTCCTACATACCCGTTAAGAATATGCTCGGCTCCGATCTGGCGGAAAAATGGGGAATTTCCCGCGAGGAACGAAAAAAGCACCCCAAGCTGCCGGGTGAGAAATTTGTCGTTCAGGAGGACCCCTTCCACCCGGGGAGCAAACTGTGCTGCGTCCCGACGCCTGAAATCGACGTGGCACTGATCCACGCTCAGCTGGCCAGCCCGGACGGCACCGTGCGCATCGTCGGCGCGCCTTTTCAGGATGCCGACATCGCCATGGCGGCCAAACACACGATCGTATCCTGCGAACAGCTTGTGAGCAATGAGGAGATCCGCCGCCACCCGGAGAGGAACACCTTAACGGGCCTTTGCGTGGATGCCGTCGTGGAGGCCCCGGCGGGCGCCCACCCTTCCCAGTGCTTCGGCTGCTATGACTACGACAGTCAATTCTATCTTGACTATGATCGGGCCAGCCGTTCCCAGGAGGATTTTGATTCGTTTATTCGGGAATATGTGGAAGACTGCCCCGCGCACCAGGACTATTTGGACAAGCTGGGTGCCGGCCGTCTGATCAATCTGCGCGTCAAGCCCGGCCTTGGCTATGTGCCGGGCCTCAAGCGACGCTGAGTAGGGGGGCTTTTTTCATGAACTGGACACCGAAACAAATGATGGCCGTGGCTCTGGCCCGCCAAATTGAAGACGGAAAGACATATATCATCGGAACAGGGCTTCCTCTGATCGGCGGCGCCCTGGCAAAAAACACCAGCGCGCCCAATGCCCACCTGATTTTTGAAACCGCACTTTTTGAGGGCAGCCCTCAGGAAGTTCCCACCAGCGTGTCCGACCTGCGCATCAATTACCAGGCTTCCGTCCTGTGGCCGCAGTACCGCTATTTCGGATTTCAGATTCTGGCCGCCCGGCGCGGGAAGATTGCCGCCGGGTTTCTCGGCGGCGCCCAGATCGACCCCTACGGCAACCTGAATTCCACCTGCATCGGGGATTACCCGCATCCGCAGACGCGCTTCACCGGATCCGGAGGCGCAAACGGGATCGCCACTTACTGCGACACGGTCATCGTGATGAAACATCAGAAGCGCCGCTTTGTGGAACACGTGGATTACATCACCAGCCCCGGGTGGGGCGACGGGCCCGGCGGCAGGGCCGAAGCCGGTCTGGATTCCGGCCGCGGTCCCCGCGCGGTGATTACGGATCTGGGGGTCTTGCGGTTCGACGCGGTCTCCAGACGGATGTATCTGTCGGAGTGTTTTCCCGGCGTTGTTCCTGAGAAAGTTCAGGAAAACACCGGCTTTGAGCTGGATGTTTCCCGCGCCGTTGAGGCGGTCCCGCCTTCCGAAAAAATTTTGGAAATTCTGATCCATCAGGTAGATCCCCTGCGGATCATGATTTGACGCCGGTAAGGAGGCAACCAGAATGAACCTTCTGCATTTTGCAGGCGCCGCAGCCGTGCTGCTGCTGATTACCGCTGTTGGAGTCTATTCCGGCAGGAAAGTCAAAAGCGCCGCCGATTTCGCCACCGGAGGCTGTTCCGCGGGGACCGGCATCGTCGCCGGTTCTCTGGTCGGCACGCTTGTGGGCGGCGCGTCAACGATCGGAACGGCGCAGCTTGCTTTCACTTATGGTTTCTCCGCATGGTGGTTTACCCTGGGCGGAGGGATCGGGCTTCTGCTTCTGGCCCTGTTTTTTGCGAAACCGCTTTACAACAGTAAAATCACCACACTTCCGCAGATCTTTACCAGGGAGTACGGGCGGAGAACGGCAACGGTTTCCACGGTCCTCATATCGGTCGGAACGTTTCTGAGCATCGTTTCACAGCTTTTATCCGGCGTTGCGCTGGTCACTTCAGTCAGTTCCGTCAACGCCCTTGCCGCCGCCGCGGTGATTGTTCTCCTCATGCTTGCCTATGTGGTCTTTGGAGGCGTTTGGGGAGCCGGGCTGGTTGGGATCGTTAAGACGATCCTGCTGTACGTCACCACAATCGTCTGCGGCGCCGTCGCTTTAAAACTCGCCGGGGGGCTGGATTCCCTTCGGTCGTCCCTTCGCCCGGAACAATATTTTAACCTGTTTGCCAGAGGCGTCTGGAAGGACGGCGGAGCCGGGTTATCCATGGTGTTCGGCATACTGACCACCCAGTCCTATGTTCAGTCGCTGGTTTCCGCAAAGAGCGCCCGAGTCGCCAAATCCGGCGCGCTGCTGGCCGGGGTCCTGACTCCCGTCATTGGCGTTGCGGGCATCTTCGTCGGCATGTATATGCGCATTGCCGCCCCCGATATCGTGCCGGCGTCCGCCATGCCTGCCTTTGTGCTGCGCTGCCTGCCCCCCCTTTTGGGCGGCGTCGTGCTGGCGACGCTGCTGGTGGCTTTGGTCGGCACCGGCGCGGGCCTTGCCCTGGGGCTGAGCTCCATGATCTGCAATGATATTTATAAGGTTTATATGAATCGCAACGCGGCGGACAACGTGCTGCTGCGAATTTCCCGGACCGTTATTTTTGCGATTTTGGGAGGCGCGTTTCTTTTTACATTTGGAAATATGGGCTCTCTTATCCTGAATTGGAGCTTCCTGTCGATGGGCCTGCGAGGGGCCGTGGCTTTTGCCCCCCTGCTTTTTGCGCTCTTCTTTCCCGGACGCGTCAAAGGCACCGCCGCGCTGGCTGCGGTGATTGCGGGCCCTATCTGCATTTTGGCGGGAGAGTTTGTTCTGCCGGAGCAGATTGATCCCCTTTTCTTAGGAATCGGCGTCTCTCTGTGCATCATGCTGTTTCAGATGCGGCCCCGCGCGGAGCAGGAGAAGGTAAAAACGGAAGACAAAGGTTGACCGTATTCTTTTTCAGACAAGGCTTGCCGCCTCCTTTCAGAATGCCGTTTTGCGACGCTGTTCTGTCCGGAGCACACAGGCCTTGTTTTTTTGCCCATTCGCGGTTCTTTGCGACTTAAGGGCAGCGGCGGGCAACGCGGACAAAGAAAAAGGCGGAAGCTGCGAAAAGCAGCCCCGCCCAATTCAGCCGGTCTTGTTCCGCCGTTCTTTCCGGCGAGCGAATCAGATTTTATTTGCGCAGCCGAGAACCGCAGTAATCTTGTGTTCGACCATGCCCTTGATTGCATCGCGCGCAGGTCCGAGATACTGGCGCGGGTCGAAGTGGTCCGGGTGCTCCGCGAAATACTTGCGCACGGTTGCCGTCATGGCAAGGCGGAGGTCGGAGTCGATGTTGATTTTACATACGGCCATAGTCGCGGCCTTGCGGAGCATGTCTTCCGGGATGCCGATCGCGTCCGGCATCTTGCCGCCGTACTGGTTGATCATCTGAACGAATTCCGGAATCACGCTGGAAGCGCCGTGCAGAACGATCGGGAATCCGGGCAGGCGTCTGGAAACCTCCTCCAGAATGTCGAAGCGGAGCTGGGGCTTCTGGCCCGGCTTGAACTTGTACGCGCCGTGGCTTGTTCCGATCGCGATGGCCAGAGAATCGACGCCGGTGCTTTTTACGAAATCCTGCACCTGGTCCGGGTCGGTGTACTGCGCCTTGTCGTCCGCGACGCTGACCGCGTCCTCAATACCGGCGAGCCTGCCGAGTTCGGCTTCCACGGTCACATTGTATTTGTGGGCGTAAGCGACCACTTTCCTGGTCTCCTCCACATTCTCCTCATAGTGCTTGGAGGAGCCGTCGAACATGACGCTGGTGAAACCGCCGTCGATGCAGTCCTTGCAGACCTCATAGGATGGGCCGTGGTCCAGGTGCAGCGCGACCGGCAGCTCCGGGTGTTCGACGACCGCCGCCTCCACCAGCTTGACCAGATAGGTATGGGTCGCGTATTTCCGCGCACCCGCAGATGCCTGCAGGATCACGGGGGCCTTCAGTTCCGCGCAGGCCTCGGTGATTCCCTGCACGATCTCCATATTGTTGACGTTGAAGGCGCCGATCGCATACCCGCCACCGTATGCTTTCTGAAACATTTCCTTTGTGTTGACCAAAGACATCGGCATTCACTCCTAGAAGTTTATTTTGCCTTTATTATAAACCATTGCGGGGTAAAATGAAATATCGAAAACCCATAGTCCTGACGAAAATGCATCAGTTTCCGAAACTTTAAAATAATTCCGGGTGATTTCTGCTGTAATGAAAAATGTACTGCTGCGCAATGCCCGCGTATTCCCCAAAATCTTCCGCTTTCCGGCCGGGAAACAGCGTTTTCATCGCCCGCTTCATCCAGACGTCCATCGGGAACGCCTCCAGGCGGTGCAGTCCGTAAAGCAGGGCGCAGTCCGCGACCTTTGGCCCGATCCCGGGGAGCTCCGTCAGCTCGCGGCGCGCGTCGGAAAGCGGGAGGCGCCTCAGGCGGCCGAAATCCAGCTTCCCTTCCGCCGCTCTGCGCGCCGCATGGAGGAGATACTCCGCGCGGTATCCGCATCCGAGCGCGCGCAGGTCCCGCTCCGAAAGACGTGCGAGAGCCTCCGGGCGGGGAAACGCGGGGAACGGGCCGGAGGGCTCCCCGTAAGCCCGGCAGAGGCGGGCGACAAGCCCCTTGATCCGTTTGATGTTGTTGCACTGGGAAAGCAGGAACGAACACAGGGCCTCCCACGGGTCCTGGTTCAGGATTC
This window contains:
- a CDS encoding CoA transferase subunit A, which gives rise to MLNRISKVMSAEEAVASFLRDGDCLAVGGFVTNRRPYALVREVIRQKKRNLYVEGGPSGGDIDMLIGAGCVEIIMVSYIANSGYTQVCRRFRDAVEHGKILFEDYSMDVQTIIYHGAALGLSYIPVKNMLGSDLAEKWGISREERKKHPKLPGEKFVVQEDPFHPGSKLCCVPTPEIDVALIHAQLASPDGTVRIVGAPFQDADIAMAAKHTIVSCEQLVSNEEIRRHPERNTLTGLCVDAVVEAPAGAHPSQCFGCYDYDSQFYLDYDRASRSQEDFDSFIREYVEDCPAHQDYLDKLGAGRLINLRVKPGLGYVPGLKRR
- a CDS encoding CoA-transferase subunit beta, with the translated sequence MNWTPKQMMAVALARQIEDGKTYIIGTGLPLIGGALAKNTSAPNAHLIFETALFEGSPQEVPTSVSDLRINYQASVLWPQYRYFGFQILAARRGKIAAGFLGGAQIDPYGNLNSTCIGDYPHPQTRFTGSGGANGIATYCDTVIVMKHQKRRFVEHVDYITSPGWGDGPGGRAEAGLDSGRGPRAVITDLGVLRFDAVSRRMYLSECFPGVVPEKVQENTGFELDVSRAVEAVPPSEKILEILIHQVDPLRIMI
- a CDS encoding sodium:solute symporter family protein, translating into MNLLHFAGAAAVLLLITAVGVYSGRKVKSAADFATGGCSAGTGIVAGSLVGTLVGGASTIGTAQLAFTYGFSAWWFTLGGGIGLLLLALFFAKPLYNSKITTLPQIFTREYGRRTATVSTVLISVGTFLSIVSQLLSGVALVTSVSSVNALAAAAVIVLLMLAYVVFGGVWGAGLVGIVKTILLYVTTIVCGAVALKLAGGLDSLRSSLRPEQYFNLFARGVWKDGGAGLSMVFGILTTQSYVQSLVSAKSARVAKSGALLAGVLTPVIGVAGIFVGMYMRIAAPDIVPASAMPAFVLRCLPPLLGGVVLATLLVALVGTGAGLALGLSSMICNDIYKVYMNRNAADNVLLRISRTVIFAILGGAFLFTFGNMGSLILNWSFLSMGLRGAVAFAPLLFALFFPGRVKGTAALAAVIAGPICILAGEFVLPEQIDPLFLGIGVSLCIMLFQMRPRAEQEKVKTEDKG
- the fba gene encoding class II fructose-1,6-bisphosphate aldolase; the protein is MSLVNTKEMFQKAYGGGYAIGAFNVNNMEIVQGITEACAELKAPVILQASAGARKYATHTYLVKLVEAAVVEHPELPVALHLDHGPSYEVCKDCIDGGFTSVMFDGSSKHYEENVEETRKVVAYAHKYNVTVEAELGRLAGIEDAVSVADDKAQYTDPDQVQDFVKSTGVDSLAIAIGTSHGAYKFKPGQKPQLRFDILEEVSRRLPGFPIVLHGASSVIPEFVQMINQYGGKMPDAIGIPEDMLRKAATMAVCKINIDSDLRLAMTATVRKYFAEHPDHFDPRQYLGPARDAIKGMVEHKITAVLGCANKI
- a CDS encoding DNA-3-methyladenine glycosylase family protein: MKRKGGEKLMNLDTLGQTLDCGQCFRWERLPDGSWQGAAGDRCAHLTAESWESVLADPFWTSYFDMGRDYEAIRERLGALDPILAEAARYAPDLRILNQDPWEALCSFLLSQCNNIKRIKGLVARLCRAYGEPSGPFPAFPRPEALARLSERDLRALGCGYRAEYLLHAARRAAEGKLDFGRLRRLPLSDARRELTELPGIGPKVADCALLYGLHRLEAFPMDVWMKRAMKTLFPGRKAEDFGEYAGIAQQYIFHYSRNHPELF